A window of the Candidatus Bathyarchaeia archaeon genome harbors these coding sequences:
- a CDS encoding DUF2070 family protein → MAAKQSMNEYIDKTVKRYSALFALPSHRTLIVELFAACVFGGILISTALQLSQPYGLLLGLILGATFFVLTLTTDSVIHVTSAKIDPVLSSRRCSALSVYSILLWLVVMLVGVLTNSIAPGVWFKFFVLGLCAAVALRLLVLLAISFAGLPKIAFFAGFQWLLFTVSVVYTASAVSVLSLDTSLLAFSLLSVVATVASIAVYIYSIDRVGVSILGVRSFLVLRAFLANWTEDLNAPFERLFERFSQQSEIQISQLSFRNNKDNVKATVIVPAFHPGPFKNIGSSGLPYLIQNAVEDKLKNCVAMVPHGLSGHNLDLATQAENERVLEKTLNLGDVSDFGKGATQFLHIKKNGASVGCQVFNNCALVALTLAPETMEDLPPELNDVIIKSAKSNGFSTAIAVDAHNSINGPFRVDEAVKPLKEAALACLQKTSKLKTADLQVGVSRVKPTQFGLKEGMGPGGIAVLVVKVGDQTTAYVTIDGNNMITGVREKILEALVEIGISGGEVFTTDTHMVNAVVMNARGYHPVGEVMDHDILIGHIKEATRKALENLEQVEAAWATGTVSNVKVIGEEQIAALSTLLDRAMGRAKNLAVFLFPLAAAVLVALLVLL, encoded by the coding sequence TTGGCTGCAAAGCAGTCTATGAACGAATACATCGACAAAACGGTGAAACGCTACTCTGCCCTATTCGCATTGCCATCGCACAGAACTTTGATTGTCGAGCTGTTTGCAGCATGCGTGTTTGGGGGGATTCTTATATCTACCGCACTTCAGTTGTCACAGCCTTACGGCTTGCTACTTGGTCTGATCCTTGGGGCAACATTCTTCGTTTTGACTCTGACAACCGATTCTGTCATACATGTCACCAGTGCGAAGATTGATCCTGTCTTGAGCAGCAGGCGGTGCTCCGCTTTATCCGTCTATTCGATTCTCCTTTGGCTTGTTGTCATGCTTGTGGGAGTCCTCACAAATTCTATTGCTCCCGGAGTGTGGTTCAAGTTCTTTGTGTTAGGCTTGTGTGCTGCTGTGGCTCTACGCCTCCTAGTACTTTTGGCAATCTCGTTTGCCGGGCTGCCCAAAATCGCCTTTTTTGCGGGATTCCAGTGGCTGTTGTTCACGGTTTCTGTTGTTTATACAGCATCAGCGGTAAGCGTACTTAGCTTGGACACGTCTTTGCTGGCTTTTTCTTTGCTCTCGGTAGTCGCAACAGTGGCTAGTATTGCGGTTTACATTTACTCCATTGATCGTGTCGGCGTGTCCATTCTAGGCGTGCGTTCCTTCTTGGTTCTTAGAGCGTTCTTGGCTAACTGGACCGAAGACTTGAACGCACCGTTTGAGCGGTTATTCGAGCGATTCAGCCAACAAAGTGAAATACAGATATCGCAATTGTCGTTCCGAAACAATAAGGACAATGTTAAGGCAACGGTGATTGTTCCCGCGTTTCATCCTGGGCCTTTCAAGAACATCGGCAGCAGCGGACTCCCGTACCTGATCCAAAACGCTGTTGAAGATAAACTCAAGAATTGCGTGGCAATGGTTCCACACGGATTATCTGGGCATAATCTTGACCTTGCAACTCAGGCTGAGAATGAGCGCGTACTTGAGAAGACGCTTAACCTAGGCGACGTTTCAGACTTCGGAAAAGGGGCCACGCAGTTTCTGCACATTAAGAAGAATGGAGCCAGCGTAGGATGTCAAGTCTTCAATAACTGTGCGCTTGTTGCCTTGACGCTTGCGCCTGAAACCATGGAAGATCTGCCGCCCGAATTAAATGACGTGATTATCAAGTCTGCAAAAAGCAATGGCTTCTCAACCGCGATCGCTGTGGACGCTCACAACAGCATCAACGGACCCTTTAGAGTCGATGAAGCCGTTAAACCCTTGAAGGAAGCAGCGCTAGCATGTCTTCAAAAAACGTCCAAACTGAAAACCGCCGACCTGCAAGTTGGAGTTTCGAGGGTAAAGCCAACGCAGTTTGGTTTGAAGGAAGGCATGGGACCCGGAGGCATAGCCGTACTCGTAGTAAAAGTTGGCGACCAGACAACGGCCTACGTCACCATCGACGGCAACAACATGATTACGGGGGTGCGCGAAAAAATCTTGGAGGCGCTCGTTGAAATCGGTATAAGCGGCGGCGAAGTTTTCACGACAGACACACACATGGTTAATGCTGTTGTTATGAACGCCCGAGGCTACCATCCAGTTGGCGAAGTCATGGATCACGACATCCTCATCGGGCACATTAAGGAAGCAACGAGAAAAGCTTTGGAGAATCTGGAGCAAGTGGAAGCGGCTTGGGCAACTGGCACGGTCTCAAATGTTAAGGTGATTGGAGAAGAGCAGATAGCCGCGCTGTCGACGCTTTTGGACAGAGCTATGGGAAGAGCTAAGAACTTAGCTGTTTTTCTCTTTCCGCTTGCAGCCGCTGTTCTGGTGGCTTTGCTCGTGTTGCTCTAG
- a CDS encoding DNA polymerase II large subunit — MSREYREYATSLEAKLNQLFEIAEKAREKHLDPVARPEIDIAKDLAGLVEGLVGPPGVAESIRELSESLPREELAFKIAEEIVYGKFGHLQAQAAAEQAVRTALAILTEGITAAPLQGVARVAIKENPDKSKYLAVYFAGPIRSAGGTDQALTLVVADFVRRLLGLERYKPLPEEIARFTEELRLYERSIGRFQYKVSDDELKNALELLPVEVTGIESDRFEVSSFRNLPRIETNCVRGGALRVVNDGIVGRSTKAWTVIEKLGIEGWDWLKRVRQIQEKRSVGFMEDVIAGRPVFSFPSSHGGFRLRYGRARNTGLAAMGIHPATMLVLQRFLAAGTQLRIEAPGKAGVVLPVDGIETPIVRLKDDSVVRVSLENFESLKDQIDRVLFVGDILVSFGDFLYNNKPLYPSGITEEWWAQELRAAIQRHFNGNLELASSKLQLSSSRLSGLMNDGFSDHISGHEALMLTSILRVPLYPRYTYFWKSLNQEDFGRLRVWLRNSEVRVEGDVVQEVAGAKEDAVKKLLEKLCIPHRVNGDKIVVAGDDAEVFAACLAWNTEDLPLPESKDACQIIHEISGIIVREKAPTFLGARMGRPEKAKRREMRPLVHALFPIGLSGGSHRNLIVAMGKGSVSVDLVRRRCPVCREFTFRLTCPSCRVETVCEKYCPQCKRVVKDETCPACGRSARSFEKQLVDLRQLVNETCERLAVSQPELIKAVKGLMNETKTPETLEKGLLRARRDLSVYKDGTIRFDATNAPLTHFKPAEVGVAVEKLRQLGYAIDQHGEPLVKSDQICELKAQDVIISRRCAEYFVNVAAFVDELLEKVYGLQAYYDAKGTEDLIGHLVIGLAPHTSVGILGRVVGFTELSLCYTHPLWHSAKRRDCDGDEDALMLALDTILNFSKVFLPAQIGGIMDAPLFIIPTVNPLEVQRQAHEVDVASAYPLAFYEKTLEGASPHSVRGLIDMVDHRLGLESQFEGYGYTTPVSDINMGNKESMYKKLGRMIDKLNAQLSLAERIDAVDARRVAWKVLTTHFMRDIAGNLRAFSTQGFRCKGCNKKFRRTPLKGKCTECGGALTLTVYRGGIEKYLDAAEHLIRKYNLPQYYSQRLVMVREEIDSLFEGKKPKQVSLKDFVA; from the coding sequence ATGAGCAGAGAGTACCGAGAGTACGCGACGTCTCTGGAAGCCAAGCTTAATCAACTCTTTGAAATTGCCGAGAAAGCACGAGAGAAGCATCTTGACCCCGTCGCTCGACCTGAAATTGACATCGCAAAGGATCTTGCAGGGCTCGTTGAAGGACTCGTGGGTCCGCCTGGTGTGGCGGAAAGCATACGGGAACTAAGCGAGAGTCTGCCACGAGAGGAGTTAGCTTTCAAAATTGCAGAGGAAATCGTGTACGGCAAGTTCGGACATCTGCAAGCCCAAGCTGCGGCTGAACAGGCTGTGAGAACAGCTCTAGCTATATTGACTGAGGGGATAACTGCTGCGCCTCTTCAAGGTGTGGCTCGTGTCGCCATCAAAGAGAACCCTGACAAATCGAAGTATCTGGCTGTGTATTTTGCTGGACCTATACGTTCAGCTGGCGGAACTGACCAGGCATTGACCTTGGTTGTCGCTGATTTCGTTCGCCGGCTGCTTGGGCTGGAAAGGTACAAGCCTCTGCCCGAGGAGATTGCGCGTTTCACTGAGGAGCTGCGGCTCTACGAGCGTTCGATCGGTAGGTTTCAATACAAGGTTTCGGATGACGAGCTAAAGAACGCCTTAGAATTGCTTCCCGTGGAAGTAACGGGCATCGAATCGGACCGTTTCGAGGTTTCTTCCTTTCGCAACCTGCCTCGCATAGAGACAAACTGTGTTAGAGGTGGTGCTCTACGGGTCGTGAACGATGGAATCGTTGGACGTTCAACCAAGGCTTGGACTGTGATCGAGAAGCTTGGGATTGAAGGATGGGACTGGCTCAAGAGGGTGAGGCAGATTCAGGAGAAGAGAAGCGTGGGCTTCATGGAAGACGTGATCGCTGGGCGGCCTGTGTTCTCGTTTCCATCCAGCCACGGTGGCTTCAGGCTGCGTTATGGAAGAGCTAGAAACACAGGTCTAGCCGCCATGGGCATTCACCCAGCTACAATGCTTGTTCTTCAACGTTTCTTGGCGGCTGGCACTCAGCTTCGCATTGAAGCGCCGGGGAAGGCAGGAGTGGTTCTGCCCGTTGACGGTATCGAAACGCCCATAGTGCGCCTTAAAGATGACTCGGTTGTTCGTGTCTCCTTGGAGAATTTTGAGTCTCTTAAAGATCAGATTGACCGCGTGCTGTTTGTCGGCGACATTCTGGTTAGTTTTGGCGACTTCCTATACAATAACAAACCCTTGTATCCTTCGGGTATAACTGAGGAATGGTGGGCTCAGGAACTCAGAGCTGCCATCCAGCGGCACTTCAACGGCAACTTGGAATTGGCATCCTCCAAACTCCAGCTTTCTTCGAGTCGACTCAGCGGTTTGATGAACGACGGATTCTCCGACCACATAAGTGGACATGAGGCTTTGATGCTCACTTCAATCCTGAGGGTTCCACTTTATCCGCGCTACACATACTTTTGGAAAAGCCTCAATCAGGAAGATTTTGGACGGTTGAGAGTTTGGCTTCGAAACTCGGAGGTTCGCGTTGAAGGTGACGTTGTTCAAGAGGTTGCTGGGGCAAAGGAAGATGCTGTGAAGAAGTTGCTGGAAAAACTGTGCATTCCACATCGTGTTAATGGCGATAAGATAGTAGTTGCCGGCGACGATGCGGAAGTATTTGCGGCTTGTCTGGCGTGGAACACTGAGGATTTGCCATTGCCTGAATCCAAAGATGCTTGCCAAATCATCCATGAGATTTCAGGAATTATTGTCAGGGAGAAGGCGCCAACGTTCTTAGGAGCTAGGATGGGGCGTCCTGAGAAAGCCAAAAGGCGAGAAATGCGTCCTCTGGTCCATGCCTTGTTTCCCATTGGCTTGTCTGGTGGTTCTCACCGCAACTTAATTGTTGCTATGGGAAAAGGCAGCGTTTCAGTGGATTTGGTGCGGCGGCGTTGCCCTGTGTGCCGTGAGTTTACCTTCAGGCTGACATGTCCTAGTTGTCGCGTTGAAACCGTGTGTGAGAAGTATTGTCCTCAATGCAAACGTGTTGTCAAAGACGAGACATGCCCAGCATGTGGCAGGTCAGCGAGAAGCTTTGAGAAACAGCTGGTTGACCTGAGACAGTTAGTTAATGAGACTTGTGAGAGGTTGGCTGTTTCGCAGCCTGAGTTGATTAAAGCTGTCAAGGGATTAATGAATGAAACCAAGACGCCTGAAACCTTGGAGAAGGGGCTTCTGAGAGCAAGACGCGATCTTTCAGTGTATAAGGATGGCACCATACGGTTTGACGCCACGAATGCGCCCTTGACACATTTCAAACCCGCGGAGGTCGGTGTCGCCGTTGAGAAGCTTCGTCAACTGGGTTACGCCATTGATCAGCATGGCGAGCCCTTGGTTAAATCTGATCAAATCTGCGAGTTGAAGGCGCAAGACGTCATCATATCGCGGAGATGCGCTGAGTACTTCGTTAACGTAGCTGCTTTCGTGGATGAGCTACTGGAGAAAGTGTATGGTCTTCAAGCTTATTATGACGCCAAGGGTACTGAAGATCTAATCGGTCATCTTGTCATCGGCTTGGCACCACATACATCGGTGGGCATTCTTGGAAGAGTCGTAGGCTTCACAGAGCTAAGCCTATGCTACACCCATCCGCTGTGGCATTCGGCTAAACGGCGTGATTGCGACGGCGACGAGGACGCTTTGATGCTGGCTTTGGATACGATTCTGAACTTTTCTAAGGTGTTTCTGCCTGCTCAAATCGGAGGAATAATGGATGCGCCTTTGTTCATCATTCCAACAGTGAACCCTCTTGAGGTGCAGCGTCAAGCTCACGAGGTTGATGTGGCTTCAGCGTACCCTTTGGCGTTCTATGAAAAAACGTTGGAAGGGGCATCGCCTCACAGTGTGCGAGGCTTGATTGACATGGTTGATCATCGATTGGGTCTGGAAAGCCAGTTTGAAGGTTATGGCTATACTACACCTGTCTCTGATATTAACATGGGTAACAAGGAAAGCATGTACAAGAAACTGGGCAGAATGATAGACAAGTTGAACGCGCAGCTTAGCTTGGCTGAAAGAATTGACGCGGTTGATGCCCGACGTGTAGCGTGGAAGGTTCTAACTACGCATTTCATGCGAGACATCGCAGGCAACCTTCGGGCTTTTTCGACGCAGGGTTTTCGCTGCAAGGGATGCAATAAGAAATTCAGGCGTACGCCGCTAAAAGGCAAGTGCACTGAATGCGGCGGCGCTTTAACTCTGACGGTTTATCGTGGCGGCATCGAGAAATATCTGGACGCTGCCGAACATCTGATTCGCAAGTACAACTTGCCACAATACTACTCGCAGCGCCTTGTCATGGTACGCGAAGAGATCGATTCTCTGTTTGAAGGCAAAAAGCCAAAGCAGGTGAGCCTGAAAGACTTCGTAGCCTAG
- a CDS encoding DMT family transporter — protein MNRSQIYVILATLGFSFILIFATVLKDTGMSSFEQLFFRLVFSFLILTLAMLFRRRLLLTKKKDVPFFATIGFTYAFFALSGLSAIAFGTPIAVSVALVYTQPIFTAVIAFSTRKEKVTVVNAAVVVLGVAGAFFVSGLNVANPEINLGIVLPVLAGLLYAVYLWLKRQAPTREYTPFQVLFQTFLFAIPVLSIAWVVFRNFSVEPLFVGFSTPDLEQLVLLFCFGLFSTVLPYGLLNYVSAEEVSPTTEGMLLLGDPLLHTFWAMIFFGEFISVIQYVGAALILTSAAINLKMTARSAG, from the coding sequence TTGAATCGAAGTCAGATCTATGTGATCTTGGCAACTTTGGGCTTCAGCTTCATCCTGATATTCGCAACAGTGTTGAAAGACACGGGGATGTCGAGTTTCGAGCAGTTGTTCTTTCGTCTAGTCTTCAGTTTCCTCATACTGACTCTCGCAATGTTGTTTAGGCGGAGGTTGCTTCTGACTAAGAAGAAAGACGTTCCTTTCTTCGCCACAATTGGTTTCACGTATGCCTTCTTCGCTTTATCTGGGCTGTCGGCTATAGCCTTCGGCACACCGATTGCAGTCTCTGTGGCACTTGTCTACACTCAGCCAATCTTCACAGCGGTGATTGCTTTCTCGACTCGGAAGGAGAAAGTAACCGTTGTCAATGCTGCCGTCGTTGTCTTGGGTGTTGCAGGCGCCTTTTTTGTCTCAGGTTTGAACGTAGCTAACCCGGAAATCAATTTGGGCATTGTGCTTCCCGTTCTTGCAGGTTTGTTGTATGCGGTTTACCTTTGGTTGAAAAGGCAGGCGCCGACGCGTGAGTACACGCCTTTTCAGGTTCTGTTCCAAACTTTCTTGTTTGCCATCCCTGTGCTCTCGATCGCATGGGTGGTCTTTAGAAACTTCAGCGTTGAGCCATTGTTCGTTGGCTTCTCGACGCCAGACCTTGAACAGCTGGTTCTGTTGTTCTGTTTTGGTTTGTTCAGCACCGTTCTTCCATATGGGTTGCTGAACTATGTGAGTGCTGAGGAGGTTTCACCTACCACCGAAGGAATGCTTCTTCTGGGCGACCCGCTGCTCCACACATTTTGGGCGATGATATTCTTTGGCGAGTTCATTTCCGTGATTCAGTACGTGGGCGCTGCTCTTATCTTAACTTCAGCAGCAATCAACCTCAAAATGACAGCAAGGAGCGCGGGCTGA
- the gyaR gene encoding glyoxylate reductase — MPKPKVYVTRDMPERGLRIIKEKFDAEVWPDYAPPPKKVIIEKAARADALATLLSDKIDSEVFDAAPKLKIVAQMAVGFDNIDIPEATKRGICVTNTPGVLTETTADFAWTLLMAVARRVVEGDKYVRTGQWKVGWHPMMLQGRDIYGATLGIVGLGRIGCAIAMRAKGFNMKVLYHDVVRRPDFEKEYGIEYVNIDHLFKNADFITVNVPLMKETHHLVNEQKLKMMKKTAYIINNARGPVVDEKALYKALKEGWIAGAGLDVFEQEPIPLDSPLLKLGNVVVAPHISSASYETRSKMAEMVAENLIAFFEGRTPPNLVNPDAVKMKKRG, encoded by the coding sequence ATGCCGAAACCCAAGGTTTACGTCACACGAGACATGCCCGAACGTGGACTGCGCATCATCAAGGAGAAATTTGACGCCGAAGTGTGGCCAGACTACGCTCCTCCGCCCAAGAAAGTCATAATTGAAAAAGCTGCGAGAGCCGACGCGCTGGCAACGCTTCTTTCCGACAAGATAGACTCTGAAGTTTTCGACGCAGCGCCAAAGCTCAAAATTGTCGCTCAGATGGCTGTGGGATTCGATAACATTGACATCCCAGAGGCGACAAAACGAGGAATCTGTGTCACCAACACTCCAGGCGTCTTGACCGAGACAACTGCTGACTTTGCCTGGACTCTGTTAATGGCAGTGGCAAGGAGAGTTGTCGAAGGCGACAAGTATGTCCGCACGGGACAGTGGAAAGTAGGCTGGCATCCGATGATGCTGCAGGGAAGAGACATCTACGGCGCCACTTTGGGCATTGTGGGGCTCGGGCGAATAGGCTGCGCCATTGCGATGAGAGCCAAAGGCTTCAACATGAAAGTGCTCTATCACGACGTGGTTAGAAGACCTGATTTTGAGAAGGAATACGGCATAGAATACGTGAACATAGACCATCTCTTCAAGAACGCCGACTTCATCACCGTCAACGTGCCCTTGATGAAAGAAACCCATCATCTAGTCAACGAGCAGAAGTTGAAAATGATGAAGAAAACCGCCTACATCATCAACAACGCTCGCGGTCCAGTGGTCGATGAGAAAGCATTGTACAAAGCATTGAAGGAAGGATGGATTGCAGGAGCAGGCTTAGACGTTTTTGAGCAGGAGCCCATACCTTTGGACAGCCCGTTGCTGAAGTTGGGAAATGTGGTTGTGGCACCGCACATTTCAAGTGCCAGCTATGAAACGCGATCAAAAATGGCTGAAATGGTCGCAGAGAACCTAATCGCATTCTTCGAGGGAAGAACGCCGCCTAACTTGGTCAACCCTGACGCTGTGAAGATGAAGAAGAGGGGTTAG
- the glyA gene encoding serine hydroxymethyltransferase, whose protein sequence is MSAREAYEKTFALLQQHHKWFQESIPLIASENVPSPAVREALTTDFGNRYAEGWPGERVYAGCVYIDQVELICSDLMKRLYKAEFVDVRPISGVVANLVVYTAFTEPGDVMMALSIPSGGHITMGKKEFGGTAGAVHGLNVEYLPLDYKEMNIDVDKAKERIGKLAKEGKPPKLVMFGGSVFPFPHPVKDLVSTIHDVGATVGYDAAHVAGLIAGGVFQDPLREGADVMSLSTHKTFFGPQHGGVLSWDKHADKIKRATFPGMVSNHHLHALAGVTIACAEMLEFGRDYVRQIVKNSKALGQALHERGLNVLAEHKGFTESHVVIIDITKQGDGGTIEEQLEKANIIINRNLLPWDIKEGRHFMHPGGIRLGASEITRLGMKESEMKEIADFIKRVVIDKESVDKVKEDVIAFRKDYQKVHYCFENATEAYKYVKIR, encoded by the coding sequence ATGTCAGCTCGCGAAGCTTATGAAAAGACGTTTGCACTGTTACAACAACATCATAAATGGTTTCAAGAATCCATCCCGCTTATAGCCAGCGAAAACGTGCCTAGCCCAGCGGTTCGAGAAGCCTTAACCACGGATTTTGGCAATCGATACGCGGAAGGCTGGCCCGGCGAACGCGTCTATGCAGGCTGCGTTTACATTGACCAAGTAGAGCTCATATGCAGCGACTTGATGAAACGTTTGTACAAGGCTGAGTTTGTGGACGTCCGCCCAATCTCAGGCGTGGTCGCTAATCTGGTTGTGTACACGGCGTTTACCGAGCCCGGTGATGTCATGATGGCGCTGTCCATTCCAAGCGGCGGTCACATAACTATGGGCAAGAAGGAGTTTGGCGGAACTGCAGGCGCGGTGCACGGTTTAAATGTGGAGTATTTGCCGCTTGACTACAAGGAAATGAACATTGACGTTGACAAGGCAAAGGAGAGAATCGGCAAACTCGCAAAAGAGGGCAAGCCGCCCAAACTTGTGATGTTTGGCGGAAGCGTTTTCCCATTCCCCCATCCAGTCAAAGACCTAGTTTCAACCATTCACGATGTAGGCGCCACGGTAGGCTACGACGCAGCTCACGTGGCAGGTTTGATTGCAGGCGGAGTGTTTCAAGATCCGTTACGCGAAGGCGCAGATGTGATGTCGTTGAGCACACACAAGACTTTCTTTGGTCCACAGCATGGCGGAGTGCTGTCATGGGACAAACACGCAGACAAGATTAAGCGAGCCACGTTTCCAGGCATGGTTAGCAACCATCATCTGCATGCATTGGCAGGAGTGACCATAGCGTGCGCTGAGATGCTGGAGTTTGGACGCGACTACGTTCGCCAAATCGTCAAGAACTCGAAGGCGTTGGGGCAGGCTTTGCATGAACGCGGTTTAAACGTTCTGGCAGAGCACAAAGGCTTCACAGAATCACACGTAGTCATAATAGACATAACCAAGCAGGGCGACGGCGGAACCATAGAAGAACAGTTAGAGAAAGCGAACATTATAATCAACCGGAACCTGCTGCCATGGGACATCAAAGAGGGACGACATTTCATGCATCCAGGCGGAATACGCCTTGGCGCTTCAGAGATTACAAGGCTAGGCATGAAAGAAAGCGAGATGAAGGAAATAGCCGACTTCATAAAACGAGTAGTCATTGACAAAGAATCGGTGGACAAAGTCAAGGAAGACGTAATAGCCTTCAGAAAGGATTATCAAAAGGTGCACTACTGTTTTGAAAACGCCACCGAAGCGTACAAATACGTCAAAATCCGCTGA
- a CDS encoding preprotein translocase subunit Sec61beta, whose amino-acid sequence MSRREKRRERSAPMPAASAGLLRFFEEETQGIKIRPEIVVALAVSLILGAIIGRMFFAP is encoded by the coding sequence TTGAGTCGAAGGGAAAAGCGGCGGGAAAGAAGTGCACCCATGCCTGCGGCGAGCGCTGGTCTGCTGCGTTTCTTTGAGGAAGAAACTCAGGGAATTAAGATTAGACCTGAGATTGTTGTCGCCTTGGCTGTGTCGCTCATACTTGGCGCTATCATCGGCAGAATGTTCTTTGCGCCTTGA
- a CDS encoding pyridoxal phosphate-dependent aminotransferase: MTQVFAKRMDGLGTETAFEVLAKAKALEKQGRSIIHLEIGEPDFDTPSNIKEAAVKAMKAGYTHYVPAAGIPELRAAIAEYLSKSRGINVDPDEVVVTPGAKPIIFFSILALVESGDEVLYPNPGFPIYESMVNFVGAKPVPMPLKEENDFAINNDDTADKITKKTKMIILNSPENPTGGVLTKENLEVIADRIKGRDDVLVLTDEVYNESVYEGKHLSIASLPEMKDKTILLDGFSKTYAMTGWRLGYAAMRKDLAQKVAQLMINSNSCTCAFTQMAGVEALRGPQDEAKRFVEEFRRRREVIVDGLNKIKGITCKKPRGAFYVFPNVNSFGIEAKKIADHILQDAGVAVLSGTAFGSYGEGYLRLSFANSVENIKKAMERISESVKKL; encoded by the coding sequence TTGACACAAGTGTTTGCTAAAAGAATGGATGGACTAGGGACTGAAACAGCTTTTGAAGTGCTCGCGAAAGCCAAAGCACTCGAGAAACAGGGACGCAGCATAATCCACTTGGAAATAGGCGAGCCAGATTTCGACACGCCCAGTAACATTAAGGAAGCAGCCGTCAAAGCCATGAAGGCTGGTTACACTCATTATGTTCCCGCCGCAGGCATCCCAGAATTGAGAGCAGCAATTGCTGAGTATCTTTCGAAAAGCCGCGGCATCAACGTCGATCCAGACGAAGTTGTCGTAACCCCGGGCGCCAAGCCGATCATATTCTTCAGCATCCTAGCCCTCGTGGAATCCGGAGACGAAGTCCTGTATCCAAACCCAGGCTTTCCAATTTACGAGTCAATGGTCAACTTTGTGGGAGCCAAGCCTGTTCCAATGCCGTTGAAAGAAGAGAACGACTTCGCCATCAACAACGACGACACAGCCGATAAGATAACAAAGAAAACGAAGATGATTATCCTCAACTCGCCAGAGAACCCGACGGGCGGTGTGCTTACAAAAGAAAATTTGGAGGTCATAGCTGACCGCATAAAGGGCAGAGACGACGTCTTAGTCCTCACCGATGAAGTTTACAATGAGAGCGTTTATGAAGGCAAACACTTGAGCATCGCTTCGCTGCCAGAAATGAAAGACAAGACCATACTGCTAGACGGTTTTTCTAAAACATACGCCATGACTGGTTGGCGACTGGGCTACGCCGCCATGAGAAAGGATTTGGCTCAAAAAGTGGCGCAGCTGATGATTAACTCCAACTCGTGCACATGCGCGTTCACCCAGATGGCGGGAGTCGAAGCTTTACGGGGACCACAGGACGAGGCCAAGAGATTTGTTGAGGAGTTCAGGCGAAGACGCGAAGTCATAGTCGACGGCTTGAACAAGATCAAGGGCATCACGTGCAAAAAGCCCCGTGGCGCATTCTACGTGTTCCCAAACGTCAATAGCTTCGGGATAGAAGCAAAGAAAATCGCAGACCACATTCTGCAAGACGCTGGAGTAGCCGTTTTATCGGGAACAGCCTTTGGCTCCTACGGCGAAGGCTACCTGCGACTGTCATTCGCCAACTCCGTCGAGAACATAAAGAAGGCAATGGAAAGGATTTCCGAATCAGTGAAGAAACTCTAA
- a CDS encoding MazG nucleotide pyrophosphohydrolase domain-containing protein → MHIQEFQAMMKRIYFLRDSQRGAMGTLNWLKDEVEELEEALEGNNKKALEDEFADVLAWLTSLANVVNLNLEKAATSKYDNVCPKCRKAPCECPQLK, encoded by the coding sequence TTGCATATCCAAGAGTTTCAGGCCATGATGAAACGCATCTATTTCCTTCGCGATTCGCAGCGCGGCGCAATGGGCACATTAAACTGGCTGAAGGACGAGGTTGAGGAACTGGAAGAGGCATTAGAAGGAAACAACAAGAAGGCATTAGAGGACGAGTTCGCCGACGTTTTGGCTTGGCTGACGTCCCTCGCAAACGTTGTCAACCTGAATCTCGAAAAAGCAGCCACATCCAAGTATGATAATGTATGTCCAAAATGCCGAAAAGCACCTTGCGAATGCCCTCAGCTGAAATGA
- a CDS encoding DUF488 domain-containing protein has product MKTPPKRTNTSKSAEPLTIWTIGHSNRSKEAFLELLRGHQVQVLVDVRSFPTSKAKHFKREEMERWLPENGVEYVWLGKELGGYRAGGYQKHMRTKLFKDGMQRLIEMAAQKRANIMCMEPNPRYCHRHFISAYLEKKHVQVIHIIAKTQTSLLKF; this is encoded by the coding sequence TTGAAAACGCCACCGAAGCGTACAAATACGTCAAAATCCGCTGAACCACTAACTATATGGACGATTGGACACAGCAACAGATCAAAAGAAGCATTTCTTGAATTACTACGAGGACACCAAGTCCAAGTCTTAGTTGACGTTCGCAGCTTCCCAACATCCAAGGCTAAGCATTTCAAACGTGAAGAAATGGAACGATGGCTACCAGAAAACGGTGTGGAATACGTGTGGCTAGGAAAGGAGCTTGGAGGCTACCGTGCAGGCGGCTATCAAAAGCACATGAGAACCAAGCTGTTCAAGGACGGAATGCAGAGACTGATCGAGATGGCTGCACAAAAGCGAGCTAACATCATGTGCATGGAGCCTAACCCAAGATATTGCCATCGCCACTTCATATCAGCCTACTTGGAGAAAAAACATGTTCAAGTCATCCACATCATCGCCAAGACGCAGACCAGTCTCCTTAAGTTCTAA